A part of Streptomyces sp. NBC_01451 genomic DNA contains:
- a CDS encoding amino acid permease translates to MSEQSLHDGTANGTAQKKAVHVDAGDAGYSKSLKSRHVNMIAIGGAIGTGLFLGAGGRLADAGPSLFIAYAVCGVFAFLVVRALGELVLYRPSSGAFVSYAREFLGEKGAYVAGWMYFLNWATTGIADITAVALYTHYWGLFSDIPQWVLALIALAVVLTVNLISVRMFGELEFWFAIIKVSALVVFMLIGIFLLVTQHEVDGTTPGPSLITDNGGVFPNGLLPMLLIIQGVVFAYASVELVGVAAGETENPEKIMPKAINSIMWRVGLFYVGSVVLLAMLLPWNKYSSGESPFVTVLSNIGIPAAGGVMNLVVLTAAMSSLNSGLYSTGRILRSMAMSGSAPKFTGNMSRSQVPYGGILLTSGFCVLGVGLNFVVPADAFEIVLNFAAIGILATWGMIMICHLVFWRKTENGELTRPSYRLPGSPWTELVTLAFLASVLVLMYADGGAGRTTVLCLPLIAGVLVAGWYGVRAQVARKAAEAKTAGQSTQAGGPTGADA, encoded by the coding sequence GTGAGCGAGCAATCCCTGCACGACGGCACGGCGAACGGGACGGCGCAGAAGAAGGCCGTCCACGTCGACGCCGGTGACGCGGGCTACAGCAAGTCGCTGAAGTCCCGGCACGTGAACATGATCGCCATCGGCGGTGCCATCGGCACCGGCCTGTTCCTCGGCGCGGGCGGCCGGCTGGCCGACGCCGGCCCGTCCCTCTTCATCGCCTACGCGGTCTGCGGCGTCTTCGCCTTCCTCGTCGTCCGGGCACTGGGCGAACTCGTCCTCTACCGGCCCTCGTCCGGCGCCTTCGTGTCGTACGCCCGTGAGTTCCTGGGCGAGAAGGGCGCGTACGTCGCGGGCTGGATGTACTTCCTGAACTGGGCCACCACCGGCATCGCCGACATCACCGCGGTGGCCCTCTACACCCACTACTGGGGCCTGTTCTCCGACATTCCGCAGTGGGTGCTCGCGCTGATCGCCCTGGCGGTCGTCCTCACCGTGAACCTGATCTCCGTGCGGATGTTCGGTGAACTGGAGTTCTGGTTCGCCATCATCAAGGTCAGCGCCCTCGTCGTCTTCATGCTGATCGGCATCTTCCTGCTGGTCACCCAGCACGAGGTCGACGGCACCACCCCCGGCCCGTCCCTGATCACCGACAACGGCGGCGTCTTCCCCAACGGCCTGCTGCCCATGCTGCTGATCATCCAGGGCGTCGTCTTCGCCTACGCCTCCGTCGAACTCGTCGGTGTCGCGGCGGGCGAGACCGAGAACCCCGAGAAGATCATGCCGAAGGCGATCAACTCGATCATGTGGCGGGTCGGCCTCTTCTACGTCGGCTCCGTCGTCCTCCTCGCGATGCTCCTGCCGTGGAACAAGTACTCGTCCGGCGAGAGCCCCTTCGTGACCGTCCTGTCCAACATCGGCATCCCGGCGGCCGGCGGTGTGATGAACCTGGTCGTCCTCACGGCGGCCATGTCGTCCCTCAACTCGGGCCTGTACTCCACCGGCCGCATCCTGCGCTCGATGGCGATGTCCGGCTCCGCGCCGAAGTTCACCGGCAACATGAGCCGCAGCCAGGTCCCGTACGGCGGCATCCTGCTCACCAGCGGCTTCTGCGTACTCGGCGTCGGCCTCAACTTCGTCGTCCCCGCCGACGCCTTCGAGATCGTGCTGAACTTCGCCGCGATCGGCATCCTCGCCACCTGGGGCATGATCATGATCTGCCACCTGGTGTTCTGGCGGAAGACCGAGAACGGCGAGCTGACCCGCCCGAGCTACCGCCTTCCCGGCTCCCCGTGGACCGAGCTCGTGACGCTGGCCTTCCTCGCCTCCGTCCTCGTCCTGATGTACGCCGACGGCGGCGCCGGCCGCACCACCGTGCTGTGTCTGCCCCTGATCGCCGGGGTGCTGGTCGCGGGCTGGTACGGCGTCCGCGCCCAGGTGGCCCGCAAGGCCGCCGAGGCGAAAACGGCCGGCCAGTCCACCCAAGCCGGCGGGCCGACCGGAGCCGACGCGTGA
- a CDS encoding asparaginase, protein MYGSSLADAPAIREPLHSPVAHLVRGGVIEGIHYGSVVVLGTDGQVELQVGDIEAAFYPRSALKPVQAVAMLRAGLPLDGELLSLAAASHSGEERHLAGSRRILELAGLAEDDLRNVPDLPFDPVVRDGWIREGRLPSRLAQNCSGKHAAMLYTCELNGWPLDSYLDPGHPLQQAIAEIVEDLTGQRIAQVTVDGCGAPLFSISLHGLARAAARITTAAPDTPEALVADAMRDHAEMASGSGRDVAALMRAVPGLLSKDGFEGVQVAALPDGRAVAVKIADGANRARVPVTAAALVRAGVDPELLTEFEGEALLGGGREVGRVRPARVLDPVPRR, encoded by the coding sequence ATGTACGGCAGTTCTCTCGCGGACGCTCCCGCGATCCGTGAACCCCTCCACTCGCCCGTCGCGCACCTCGTGCGCGGCGGGGTCATCGAGGGCATCCACTACGGTTCCGTCGTCGTCCTCGGCACTGACGGACAGGTGGAACTCCAGGTGGGCGACATCGAGGCGGCCTTCTACCCGCGCTCGGCCCTGAAGCCGGTGCAGGCGGTGGCCATGCTCAGGGCAGGGCTGCCCCTCGACGGCGAGTTGCTTTCCCTGGCCGCCGCCAGCCACTCCGGCGAGGAACGCCACCTGGCCGGCTCCCGCCGCATCCTGGAGCTGGCCGGCCTCGCCGAGGACGACCTGCGCAACGTGCCGGACCTGCCGTTCGACCCGGTCGTCCGGGACGGCTGGATACGCGAGGGCCGCCTGCCCTCCCGCCTCGCCCAGAACTGCTCCGGCAAGCACGCGGCGATGCTCTACACCTGCGAGCTCAACGGCTGGCCCCTCGACAGCTACCTCGACCCCGGCCACCCCCTCCAGCAGGCGATCGCCGAGATCGTCGAGGACCTCACCGGGCAGCGCATCGCCCAGGTGACCGTCGACGGTTGCGGAGCGCCCCTCTTCTCCATCTCCCTGCACGGTCTCGCCCGCGCCGCGGCCCGCATCACCACCGCCGCCCCGGACACCCCGGAGGCGCTGGTCGCCGACGCGATGCGAGACCACGCCGAGATGGCGTCCGGTTCCGGGCGGGACGTGGCCGCGCTGATGCGGGCCGTACCCGGGTTGCTCAGCAAGGACGGCTTCGAGGGTGTCCAGGTCGCGGCCCTTCCCGACGGCCGGGCCGTCGCGGTGAAGATCGCCGATGGTGCGAACCGGGCCCGTGTTCCGGTGACGGCGGCGGCACTGGTGCGGGCGGGCGTGGATCCGGAGCTGCTCACCGAGTTCGAGGGTGAGGCTCTGCTGGGTGGTGGACGTGAGGTCGGACGGGTTCGGCCGGCCCGCGTGCTCGATCCTGTGCCGCGACGGTAG
- the aspA gene encoding aspartate ammonia-lyase — translation MTGAATRSEHDLLGDRDVPAEVYWGVHTLRATENFPITGMTISAYPHLIDALAAVKEAAALANEELGLLETKKAAAIVEACREIRGGGLHDQFVVDVVQGGAGTSTNMNANEVVANRALELLGHEKGQYQYLHPNEDVNLGQSTNDVYPTAVKVATVFAVRELLKAMKVLQDAFARKAVEFRDVLKMGRTQLQDAVPMTLGQEFSAYAVMIEEDRSRLAEAVELIHEINLGATAIGTGLNAPAGYAESARRHLAEITGLPLVTAANLVEATQDCGAFVQMSGVLKRVAVKLSKSCNDLRLLSSGPRAGLGEINLPPVQAGSSIMPGKVNPVIPEVVNQVAFEVIGNDVTITMAAEAGQLQLNAFEPIILHSLSESITHLRAACLTLAERCVDGITANTEALRASVENSIGLVTALNPYIGYTAATDIAKEALVSGRGVAELVLEKGLLPAERLAGLLRPEILAGNGA, via the coding sequence ATGACCGGCGCAGCCACTCGTAGCGAACACGACCTCCTCGGCGACCGGGACGTGCCGGCCGAGGTGTACTGGGGTGTCCACACCCTGCGTGCCACGGAGAACTTCCCCATCACCGGCATGACCATCTCCGCCTACCCGCATCTCATCGACGCCCTCGCCGCCGTCAAGGAGGCCGCCGCCCTCGCCAACGAGGAACTCGGTCTCCTCGAAACGAAGAAGGCAGCCGCGATCGTCGAGGCATGCCGGGAGATCCGGGGCGGCGGCCTGCACGACCAGTTCGTGGTGGACGTCGTGCAGGGCGGGGCGGGCACCTCGACGAACATGAACGCCAACGAGGTCGTCGCCAACCGGGCGTTGGAGCTGCTGGGCCACGAGAAGGGCCAGTACCAGTACCTGCACCCCAACGAGGACGTCAACCTCGGCCAGTCCACCAACGACGTCTACCCGACCGCCGTCAAGGTCGCGACCGTCTTCGCGGTGCGGGAACTGCTCAAGGCGATGAAGGTGCTCCAGGACGCCTTCGCCCGCAAGGCCGTCGAGTTCCGTGACGTCCTGAAGATGGGGCGCACGCAGCTCCAGGACGCCGTACCGATGACGCTCGGGCAGGAGTTCTCGGCGTACGCCGTGATGATCGAGGAGGACCGCAGCCGCCTCGCGGAGGCGGTCGAGCTGATCCACGAGATCAACCTCGGCGCCACCGCGATCGGCACGGGCCTCAACGCCCCCGCCGGATATGCCGAGTCGGCCCGCCGCCACCTCGCCGAGATCACCGGACTCCCGCTCGTCACGGCCGCCAACCTGGTCGAAGCCACCCAGGACTGCGGGGCGTTCGTCCAGATGTCCGGCGTGCTCAAGCGGGTCGCCGTCAAGCTGTCGAAGAGCTGCAACGACCTGCGTCTGCTGTCCTCCGGGCCGCGCGCCGGGCTCGGTGAGATCAACCTGCCGCCGGTGCAGGCGGGTTCGTCGATCATGCCCGGCAAGGTCAACCCGGTGATCCCCGAGGTCGTCAACCAGGTCGCCTTCGAGGTGATCGGCAACGACGTCACCATCACCATGGCCGCGGAAGCCGGGCAGCTCCAGCTCAACGCCTTCGAGCCGATCATCCTGCACTCCCTCTCGGAGTCCATCACGCATCTGCGCGCAGCCTGCCTCACGCTCGCCGAGCGCTGTGTCGACGGCATCACCGCCAACACCGAGGCGCTGCGCGCGAGTGTCGAGAACTCCATCGGCCTGGTCACCGCCCTCAACCCGTACATCGGGTACACGGCAGCCACCGACATCGCCAAGGAGGCGCTCGTCAGCGGTCGCGGCGTCGCCGAACTCGTCCTGGAGAAGGGCCTGTTGCCCGCCGAACGACTCGCCGGCCTGCTGCGTCCCGAGATCCTGGCGGGCAACGGCGCGTAG
- a CDS encoding glutaminase, with the protein MASVPSPSPSPSASPPTFQPVLERIAEEIGRTPGRGRPADYIPALAARDPRSFGMAVAELDGTVYGVGDWREPFSAQSVTKVFTLALDLAREGDELWEHVGREPSGNPFNSLIQLEYESGIPRNPFINAGALVVTDRLHTRTGDAAGALLDFLRTESGNPGLTFDKEVAASEAGRGHRNAALAHFMASYGNIDNPVPDLLEQYFRQCSVEASCADLALASNFLARHGVRADGTRLLTRSQSKQINAIMLTCGTYDAAGDFAYRVGLPGKSGVGGGIIAIVPGRCTLCVWSPGLDERGNSVAGVAALDRFTTLTGVSVF; encoded by the coding sequence ATGGCATCAGTTCCGTCGCCCTCACCCTCGCCCTCGGCCTCGCCCCCGACCTTCCAGCCGGTCCTGGAACGCATCGCCGAGGAGATCGGACGCACCCCCGGCCGCGGTCGCCCCGCCGACTACATCCCGGCGCTCGCCGCCCGCGACCCACGCAGCTTCGGTATGGCCGTCGCCGAACTGGACGGGACGGTGTACGGGGTGGGGGACTGGCGGGAGCCGTTCTCCGCGCAGTCCGTCACCAAGGTCTTCACCCTCGCCCTCGACCTGGCCCGCGAGGGCGACGAACTCTGGGAGCACGTCGGCCGCGAACCCTCCGGAAACCCCTTCAACTCCCTGATCCAGCTGGAGTACGAGAGCGGCATCCCGCGCAACCCGTTCATCAACGCGGGCGCCCTCGTCGTGACCGACCGACTGCACACCCGTACCGGGGACGCGGCCGGCGCGCTCCTCGACTTCCTGCGCACGGAGTCCGGCAACCCCGGGCTCACCTTCGACAAGGAGGTCGCCGCCTCGGAGGCCGGCCGCGGCCATCGCAACGCGGCCCTCGCCCACTTCATGGCCTCGTACGGCAACATCGACAACCCGGTGCCGGACCTGCTGGAGCAGTACTTCCGGCAGTGCTCGGTGGAGGCGTCCTGCGCGGACCTCGCCCTGGCCTCGAACTTCCTGGCCCGCCACGGCGTCCGGGCCGACGGCACCCGTCTCCTGACCCGCAGCCAGTCCAAGCAGATCAACGCCATCATGCTGACCTGCGGCACCTACGACGCGGCAGGCGACTTCGCCTACCGGGTGGGCCTCCCCGGCAAGAGCGGAGTGGGCGGCGGCATCATCGCCATCGTGCCGGGCCGCTGCACGCTGTGCGTCTGGAGCCCCGGGCTCGACGAGCGCGGCAACTCGGTCGCGGGGGTGGCGGCCCTGGACCGCTTCACGACACTGACGGGAGTATCGGTCTTCTAG
- the mptB gene encoding polyprenol phosphomannose-dependent alpha 1,6 mannosyltransferase MptB — MKAPPTTLSRCRATGLVGTACLALGGETAGALPVRELIAPSNARAALGLVGVYFGVVLLIAAWTLLGRLVRGPQPPTVRSLMLVLAVWATPLLLAPPLFSRDVYSYLAQGAMVDAHMDVYTHGPALLGGPLAAEVAPVWQQTGAPYGPVFLAVASGLSGLTRGEIPAGLFGLRLVALLGVALMAAALPRLARHSGADPAAALWLGALNPLVLLHLVAGAHNDAIMLGLLGVGLVTALGRWPVLSAVLVTLAALVKAPAVLGLAAVVALQIRAGRSPVRAVLTTVGAAAATTVAVTALAGTGYGWIGALRTPVSPQNWALTSLLGRATAAALTKTGSDLAPLAVPAWHLLGLAITALTIAFIWLRRPRLSPLYALGLSLAVVVVLGPAIRPWYALWALFLIAAAAPSTSVRHRLAAVTGVVALLALPSGAPAGAEELVLAVSGGALAMVVLWQAHQAHQAAHTPLRESTV; from the coding sequence GTGAAGGCTCCCCCGACGACCCTCTCCCGCTGCCGGGCAACAGGCCTGGTCGGCACCGCGTGCCTCGCCCTCGGAGGAGAGACCGCCGGAGCCCTCCCCGTACGCGAACTCATCGCACCCTCCAACGCCCGCGCCGCACTGGGCCTGGTCGGTGTCTACTTCGGTGTCGTCCTGCTGATAGCCGCCTGGACCCTGCTCGGCAGACTGGTCCGGGGCCCGCAGCCGCCCACCGTGCGCTCCCTGATGCTCGTCCTCGCGGTCTGGGCGACCCCGCTGCTCCTCGCCCCACCCCTGTTCAGCCGGGACGTCTACAGCTATCTCGCCCAGGGCGCGATGGTCGACGCGCACATGGACGTGTACACGCACGGCCCCGCCCTGCTCGGCGGCCCGCTCGCCGCCGAGGTCGCCCCGGTGTGGCAGCAGACCGGGGCGCCGTACGGCCCGGTGTTCCTCGCCGTGGCGTCCGGGCTCTCCGGACTGACCCGGGGCGAGATCCCGGCCGGTCTGTTCGGCCTGCGGCTGGTCGCGCTGCTCGGCGTGGCGCTGATGGCGGCGGCCCTGCCCCGCCTGGCCCGGCACAGCGGCGCCGACCCGGCCGCCGCGCTGTGGCTGGGTGCCCTGAACCCGCTGGTCCTGCTGCATCTGGTGGCAGGCGCGCACAACGACGCGATCATGCTCGGGCTGCTCGGCGTCGGTCTGGTGACGGCGCTGGGCCGGTGGCCGGTCCTAAGCGCCGTACTCGTCACGCTCGCCGCCCTCGTCAAGGCACCCGCCGTCCTGGGCCTCGCCGCGGTCGTGGCGCTCCAGATCCGCGCGGGCCGCAGCCCGGTGCGGGCGGTACTGACCACCGTGGGCGCGGCAGCCGCGACCACCGTCGCCGTCACCGCGCTGGCCGGCACCGGATACGGCTGGATAGGTGCCCTGAGAACCCCGGTGTCACCCCAGAACTGGGCCCTCACCAGCCTCCTCGGCCGCGCCACGGCCGCCGCGCTCACGAAGACGGGCAGCGATCTGGCACCGCTCGCCGTCCCGGCCTGGCATCTGCTGGGCCTCGCGATCACCGCCCTCACCATCGCCTTCATATGGCTGCGCCGCCCACGCCTCAGTCCGCTCTACGCGCTCGGCCTCAGCCTGGCCGTCGTGGTCGTCCTCGGCCCCGCGATCCGGCCCTGGTACGCGCTGTGGGCCCTGTTCCTCATCGCCGCCGCGGCGCCCAGCACCTCCGTACGCCACCGCCTCGCCGCCGTCACGGGTGTCGTCGCGCTCCTGGCCCTGCCGAGCGGCGCGCCCGCCGGGGCAGAGGAACTGGTCCTGGCCGTCTCGGGCGGGGCACTGGCCATGGTCGTCCTCTGGCAGGCCCACCAGGCCCATCAGGCGGCTCACACACCCCTGCGGGAGAGCACGGTATGA